The Coffea arabica cultivar ET-39 chromosome 9e, Coffea Arabica ET-39 HiFi, whole genome shotgun sequence genome has a window encoding:
- the LOC113710752 gene encoding coatomer subunit zeta-1: METCPLVKNILLLDSEGKRVAVKYCSDDWPTNSAKEAFEKAIFNKTQKTNARTEAEVTMFENYIAVYKFVQDLHFYVTGGEDENELILASALQGFFDAVGLLLRGNVDKKEALENLDLILLCLDEIVDGGIILETDANVIAGKVASNSIDAGAPLSEQTIGQALATAREHLTRSLLK; encoded by the exons ATG GAAACCTGCCCTTTGGTTAAGAACATTCTGCTATTGGATTCTGAAGGGAAACGTGTGGCTGTTAAGTACTGTTCAGATGATTGGCCTACAAATTCTGCAAAGGAAGCTTTTGAGAAAGCCATATTTAACAAGACTCAAAAGACAAATGCCCGGACAGAAG CTGAGGTAACAATGTTTGAAAATTACATTGCTGTTTACAAATTTGTACAAGATCTTCACTTCTACGTTACTGGGGGTGAAGATGAAAATGAGCTCATCTTAGCTTCTGCTCTTCAAGGTTTCTTTGATGCTGTGGGTCTTCTACTCAG AGGCAATGTGGATAAGAAGGAGGCTCTTGAAAATTTGGATCTCATTCTTCTATGTCTGGATGAAATTGTAGATGGCGG TATAATTCTTGAAACGGATGCAAATGTTATTGCTGGGAAAGTTGCAAGCAACAGTATTGATGCGGGAGCACCTTTATCTGAGCAG ACGATAGGTCAAGCATTGGCTACTGCTCGGGAACATTTGACAAGATCCCTTCTGAAGTGA